One genomic window of uncultured delta proteobacterium includes the following:
- a CDS encoding conserved hypothetical protein (Evidence 4 : Homologs of previously reported genes of unknown function) yields the protein METVLSDLDATRHFGRVLGSLLAEQSRLLPVFFYGELGAGKTTLISAMVGALPGAENAETSSPSFTLCNIYATVPPVAHFDVYRQENGSADESLLDFLDGERHLVLVEWAERLPEYALPPDRLACEITVAKDGRRVRLTAFGRDAENLLAAAGSALDSHRAFSRGNP from the coding sequence ATGGAAACAGTTCTTTCCGATCTTGACGCGACGCGTCATTTCGGCCGCGTGCTCGGCTCTCTTCTGGCGGAGCAGTCCCGTCTTTTGCCTGTTTTCTTTTACGGAGAGTTGGGCGCGGGCAAAACAACACTTATCAGCGCCATGGTGGGCGCCCTGCCGGGGGCCGAAAACGCGGAAACCTCCAGCCCCAGTTTCACCTTGTGCAATATATACGCAACCGTGCCTCCGGTCGCGCATTTTGATGTGTACCGTCAGGAAAATGGTTCCGCTGATGAAAGTTTGCTTGATTTTTTGGATGGAGAGCGGCATTTAGTGCTGGTTGAGTGGGCGGAACGCTTGCCGGAATACGCCCTGCCCCCGGACAGACTTGCCTGCGAAATCACTGTCGCGAAGGACGGGCGCCGCGTGCGCCTTACCGCCTTCGGCCGTGACGCGGAAAATCTGCTGGCGGCTGCGGGCTCGGCGTTAGATTCCCATAGGGCATTTTCACGGGGGAACCCGTAA
- a CDS encoding Carbohydrate kinase, YjeF related protein, which yields MSPASTYQILGLPLPTPEEMTFWDAASMNDFRIPGVVLMENASREAFHVINAMLEPERRILVIMGGGNNGGDGAALARHLLNAGHRVLVCHAKPLDTGSSPLGEHITMAVKNGVPFIPLALADNRLITPPEHRLIAHSPHLIVDALLGTGFTGALRENERDIIRFMNRMGESTPVVSLDIPSGLDGLTGAPRPEAVRAKHTVTFEAPKTGLALPQAKEFTGTVHTRRIGIPTAVHTLYPASFYLLEPCPRAWPANAPDMHKGRAGRVVIFGGSPGLTGAPALAALGALRAGAGLVSVACPGGVEPQVRPAFPEIMTVPMGTGAAWANALVPDCVKTVTELPRAAALVAGPGMGRALETRGVIETIIREKKRPSLILDADGLYPLGGAKGRSLLQELREDDCITPHPGEAAHILETSTEDVQAARVASLRALVRETKAVVVLKGAGTLIARKNSPIFVAPFASPSLAVGGSGDVLSGIVAAFVARMRITCPAPVEDTFRAVCLGVYTHGKAGEFLDAAYPYRGALAREIADAVPRVAGSAGQSNS from the coding sequence ATGAGTCCAGCCTCGACGTACCAGATCCTGGGTCTCCCTTTGCCCACTCCGGAAGAAATGACGTTCTGGGATGCGGCCAGCATGAACGATTTCCGTATTCCGGGCGTGGTGCTCATGGAAAACGCCAGCAGAGAAGCGTTTCACGTCATCAACGCCATGCTGGAACCCGAACGGCGCATTCTTGTCATCATGGGCGGCGGCAATAACGGCGGCGACGGCGCCGCGCTCGCGCGCCACCTTCTGAACGCGGGGCACCGCGTGCTGGTCTGCCACGCCAAACCGCTGGATACCGGCTCCTCCCCGCTGGGCGAGCACATTACCATGGCCGTCAAAAACGGCGTTCCCTTTATCCCGCTGGCGCTGGCGGATAACCGCCTGATAACGCCGCCGGAACACCGCCTCATCGCCCACAGCCCGCACCTGATTGTGGACGCTCTGCTCGGCACCGGCTTTACCGGCGCCCTCAGAGAAAACGAACGTGACATCATCCGGTTCATGAACAGGATGGGCGAATCCACGCCCGTCGTCTCCCTGGACATCCCCTCGGGCCTGGACGGCCTCACCGGCGCGCCGCGCCCGGAAGCGGTGCGGGCAAAACACACCGTGACGTTCGAAGCCCCCAAAACCGGCCTTGCGCTTCCCCAGGCCAAAGAATTCACCGGAACGGTGCACACGCGCCGGATCGGCATCCCGACAGCCGTCCACACGCTGTACCCCGCTTCTTTTTATTTGCTTGAGCCTTGCCCGCGCGCCTGGCCGGCCAATGCGCCCGACATGCACAAAGGGCGGGCGGGGCGCGTCGTCATTTTCGGGGGCAGCCCCGGGCTTACGGGCGCTCCCGCTCTTGCGGCCCTCGGCGCCCTCAGGGCCGGAGCGGGGCTTGTGAGCGTGGCCTGCCCCGGCGGCGTGGAACCGCAGGTGCGCCCCGCGTTTCCGGAAATCATGACCGTGCCCATGGGTACCGGCGCCGCGTGGGCCAACGCCCTTGTGCCCGACTGCGTCAAAACCGTCACCGAGTTGCCCCGCGCCGCCGCCCTGGTGGCCGGCCCCGGCATGGGGCGGGCTTTGGAAACGCGCGGCGTGATTGAAACCATTATCCGGGAGAAAAAAAGACCGTCGCTCATCCTTGACGCGGACGGCCTCTACCCGCTCGGCGGCGCCAAAGGCCGTTCCCTGCTCCAGGAGCTTCGCGAGGACGACTGCATAACGCCGCATCCCGGTGAAGCCGCCCATATTCTTGAAACCTCGACCGAGGACGTCCAGGCCGCGCGCGTCGCCTCCCTGCGCGCCCTGGTTCGCGAAACAAAGGCCGTTGTCGTGCTCAAAGGCGCGGGGACGCTGATCGCGCGCAAAAACAGCCCGATATTCGTCGCGCCCTTCGCCTCACCCTCCCTGGCCGTGGGCGGCTCCGGCGACGTGCTCTCCGGCATTGTCGCGGCGTTTGTCGCCAGAATGCGCATCACCTGCCCCGCGCCGGTTGAGGATACCTTCCGCGCCGTTTGCCTCGGCGTGTATACGCATGGCAAAGCAGGGGAATTCCTTGATGCGGCATACCCGTATCGCGGCGCGCTCGCACGGGAGATCGCCGACGCCGTTCCCCGCGTCGCGGGAAGCGCCGGGCAAAGCAATTCTTGA
- the acpS gene encoding Holo-(acyl-carrier-protein) synthase: protein MILGLGLDVTELSRIARVWDKFGIRFAQKILHPDEMARLEQLGGSKVQFLASRFAAKEAAVKALGTGFSEGVLPVDIAVASLPGGRPVLQLHGMARERFQRMGADTTHLSLTHGRETVAAVVIFERTA from the coding sequence ATGATACTCGGCCTTGGGCTTGATGTTACCGAATTATCACGCATAGCGCGTGTCTGGGACAAATTCGGCATCCGGTTTGCCCAAAAGATACTCCATCCCGACGAGATGGCGCGCCTGGAGCAATTGGGCGGTTCCAAGGTCCAGTTTCTGGCGTCCCGCTTCGCGGCCAAGGAAGCCGCCGTCAAGGCTCTGGGCACCGGGTTCAGTGAGGGCGTTCTTCCCGTCGACATCGCGGTTGCCAGTCTCCCCGGAGGCCGCCCGGTTCTGCAATTGCACGGCATGGCGCGCGAACGCTTTCAGCGGATGGGAGCCGACACCACGCACCTCTCCCTTACCCATGGAAGGGAAACAGTTGCCGCTGTGGTTATTTTTGAAAGAACAGCCTGA
- the udg gene encoding UDP-glucose 6-dehydrogenase, producing MNLCIVGTGYVGLVSAACFAEMGNTVTCVDVNPAVVERLRAGSVHIFEPGLEDLVRRNTEGQRLRFTTSLEEGLERAEIVFICVGTPSGEDGSCDLSYVDAVAQSVGRAMTKPLIVVDKSTVPVGTADRVQGIIAKELEKRGVSIIFHVVSNPEFLKEGDAVNDFMKPDRVVIGTESAAAAGAMRALYAPFARSREKVMVMGTRSAEMTKYAANCMLATKISFINEIAAICEHVGADVRDVRTGIGADHRIGYHFIYPGLGYGGSCFPKDVKALIHTAKESGVVPELLESVEAVNARQKVGMAHRIAAYFADKGGVKGKNLAMWGLAFKANTDDMREAASLSIIRELTAQGMRVTAYDPVAMGNAKKILEGNALVSFASSQNSALENADALLVVTEWNQFRTPDFAGIKAALSNPVIFDGRNLYSPAYLKEIGLTYICVGR from the coding sequence ATGAATCTTTGCATTGTTGGAACCGGATATGTGGGGCTGGTCAGCGCGGCGTGTTTCGCGGAAATGGGTAACACGGTCACGTGCGTCGACGTCAATCCGGCGGTCGTGGAACGGTTGCGGGCCGGTTCCGTGCATATTTTCGAACCGGGACTTGAAGACCTTGTGCGGCGCAATACCGAAGGCCAGAGACTGCGCTTCACGACGTCGCTGGAAGAAGGCCTCGAGCGGGCGGAAATAGTGTTTATTTGCGTGGGAACGCCTTCGGGTGAAGACGGCTCCTGCGATCTTTCCTATGTTGACGCCGTCGCGCAATCCGTCGGCCGGGCCATGACAAAGCCGCTCATCGTGGTGGATAAATCAACGGTTCCGGTGGGAACGGCGGACAGGGTTCAGGGTATCATTGCGAAAGAACTTGAAAAACGGGGCGTTTCCATCATTTTCCATGTTGTTTCCAACCCCGAATTTTTGAAGGAAGGCGATGCGGTCAACGACTTCATGAAGCCGGACCGCGTGGTTATCGGCACGGAGAGCGCGGCCGCGGCCGGCGCCATGCGGGCCCTGTACGCCCCGTTCGCCCGCAGCCGGGAAAAGGTCATGGTCATGGGCACGCGGAGTGCGGAAATGACCAAGTACGCCGCCAACTGCATGCTGGCCACCAAGATATCCTTTATCAACGAAATCGCGGCGATCTGCGAGCATGTGGGCGCGGATGTGCGCGACGTGCGCACGGGCATCGGGGCGGACCACAGGATCGGGTACCACTTCATCTATCCCGGGCTCGGGTATGGCGGTTCGTGCTTCCCCAAGGACGTGAAAGCCCTTATCCATACGGCCAAAGAATCCGGGGTGGTTCCGGAGCTTCTCGAGTCCGTCGAGGCTGTGAACGCCCGCCAGAAAGTGGGCATGGCGCACCGCATTGCCGCGTACTTTGCCGACAAGGGCGGCGTGAAAGGGAAAAATCTCGCCATGTGGGGGCTTGCGTTCAAGGCCAACACCGACGACATGCGCGAGGCCGCTTCCCTCAGCATCATCCGCGAGCTCACCGCCCAGGGGATGCGGGTTACGGCATACGATCCGGTCGCCATGGGGAACGCAAAAAAAATTTTGGAAGGCAACGCGTTGGTGTCGTTTGCCTCTTCCCAGAACAGCGCTCTTGAAAACGCGGACGCGCTCCTTGTCGTGACGGAATGGAACCAGTTCCGCACGCCCGATTTCGCCGGGATCAAAGCGGCGCTTTCCAACCCGGTGATTTTCGACGGCCGGAACTTGTATTCACCTGCGTATCTCAAGGAAATCGGCTTAACGTATATCTGTGTGGGACGGTAG
- the cheW gene encoding Chemotaxis protein CheW, with the protein MEQSQRKDDELLQLVTFSIGEEEFGVDILKVQEIIRTMEITKVPRAQDFVEGVINLRGKVIPIIDLRRRFGFASKPHDKHTRIIVIEINNMIVGFVVDSVSEVLRIPAATVEPPPPVVAGVESEYISGVGKLEDRLLILLDLDKLLSGEDMEALSQV; encoded by the coding sequence ATGGAACAATCACAAAGAAAAGATGATGAACTGTTGCAACTGGTGACGTTCAGCATCGGCGAAGAAGAGTTCGGGGTGGATATCCTGAAGGTACAGGAAATCATCCGCACCATGGAAATAACCAAAGTTCCCCGAGCCCAGGATTTTGTCGAGGGCGTCATCAACCTGCGGGGCAAGGTCATACCCATTATCGACCTGCGCCGCCGGTTCGGCTTTGCATCCAAGCCGCATGACAAGCACACCAGAATCATTGTTATTGAAATTAATAACATGATCGTCGGCTTTGTCGTGGACTCCGTGTCCGAGGTGCTCCGGATTCCGGCCGCCACGGTCGAGCCGCCGCCACCGGTTGTGGCGGGCGTCGAGTCCGAGTATATCAGCGGCGTCGGCAAGCTGGAAGACCGCCTGCTCATCCTGCTCGACCTGGACAAGCTGTTGTCCGGCGAAGACATGGAAGCTTTGTCACAGGTGTAA
- the mfd gene encoding Transcription-repair coupling factor — protein MAFDAIIGSLLGGTKQAAHISRSGPATRARLAARLLSRGRNVVLVTRDAKELNTCRALIRLFLAEHSATEAAQGQAVWNDPILVLPPFSPGQKSPVYWADRMAALYTLSQKKGPVPILVPVDGLLPLLPPTDFFTNHELRLTKGVDMDPELVLEQLVGWGYTRVPMVSSPGEIAMRGDILDIACPGYPKPVRLEFFGDTLDDIRIFDGATQRSVTDIPEVTLIPVSPFLLDGNGTSVSDPYWKTLLKDGTIDDEDIRILRRVAGSGGKDLLPGMAFPDASRLGDWLPKDAIFLLPDAQNLAQAVKEIAATWEMHLDEDRERTGLNQPRQRVLHKTADVLASFENRDRAYCDDLIVAGAAASEDLPERAIHSFQELFPAATDVERPWQRLVAAMREWASPRKEGEYGSVLLAFATERGRAKFLALAEQDGIRPQLRYTPDEKGLFALVSPFRGGAHLVWDKTLILGEDVLQPRSDRGTHRSGGEAFRGLERYDDLKDGDLLVHRDYGLGRFAGLHHMDLGGVSNDYMLLIYAGDDKLYLPVDRMALVQRYKAPDGTVAAPDKLGGSQWFSSKEKARKAIEKIAGDLVEMYAYRKVAKGFTYHPVSEMYREFEASFGFEETPDQARAIQDVLNDMEKPEPMDRLVCGDVGFGKTEVAMRASFRAALEGRQVALLCPTTILAEQHFQTFKARLANFPVNVAMLSRFVSPAKQKEILASAAKGQVDILIGTHRLLSKDVALPNLGLLVLDEEQRFGVRHKERLKQMRKNVDVLTLTATPIPRTLQLSLSGIRELSVIETPPPDRKPVTTAIINRQDETLKVILEREIARKGQVFWVYNRVQGLERVAEYVQKLVPGARVGMAHGQMSERALEDAMHKFWHAELDVLVCTAIVESGLDFPRANTLIVDQAQLFGLGQLYQLRGRVGRSDVQAFSVFVVNDVDKLAELARQRLRIILDLDYLGAGFQVAMEDLRLRGTGNILGESQSGHMTRLGLDLFLEMLEEAVAKLKGGPIEEEITTEITLGIAAHIPDDYIEDPKTRLQYYKSLSSAVDGVAQQDIELEMRDRFGPWPEPVANFLAVLVFKRFLGGLGALKADLHPDRVRLVFAEKSSALDPEKLIKWVTASPKKARFLPPAGLEVVLPEGAVSERFSFVQTELSSLRKAG, from the coding sequence GTGGCGTTTGACGCGATAATCGGCAGCCTTTTGGGCGGAACGAAACAGGCGGCGCACATCAGCAGGTCCGGTCCGGCGACCAGAGCCAGGTTGGCGGCGCGGCTTTTGTCGCGCGGCCGCAACGTGGTTCTTGTCACGCGGGACGCCAAGGAACTGAACACCTGCCGCGCCCTTATCCGCCTGTTCCTGGCCGAACACTCGGCAACGGAGGCGGCTCAGGGCCAGGCCGTCTGGAACGACCCCATCCTTGTTCTGCCCCCGTTCAGCCCCGGACAGAAAAGCCCCGTCTACTGGGCGGACCGTATGGCCGCCCTCTATACCCTGAGCCAAAAAAAGGGCCCGGTCCCGATTCTTGTCCCCGTCGACGGGTTGCTCCCGCTGCTCCCGCCGACCGATTTTTTCACCAACCATGAACTGCGCCTGACAAAGGGCGTTGACATGGACCCGGAACTCGTTCTGGAGCAGCTTGTCGGCTGGGGGTACACGCGGGTGCCCATGGTTTCCTCCCCCGGGGAGATCGCCATGCGCGGGGATATTCTGGATATCGCCTGTCCCGGGTACCCCAAGCCGGTGCGCCTTGAATTTTTCGGCGACACGCTGGACGATATCCGTATCTTTGACGGTGCGACGCAACGGTCCGTCACGGACATCCCCGAAGTGACCCTTATCCCGGTGTCGCCGTTCCTGCTGGACGGCAACGGCACGTCCGTGTCCGACCCGTACTGGAAGACCCTGCTTAAAGACGGCACCATTGATGACGAGGATATCCGCATCCTCCGCCGGGTTGCCGGGAGCGGCGGGAAAGATCTCCTGCCGGGCATGGCTTTCCCCGACGCGAGCCGTCTCGGCGACTGGCTGCCGAAAGACGCCATATTTTTGCTGCCGGACGCGCAAAACCTCGCGCAGGCCGTGAAGGAAATTGCCGCGACCTGGGAAATGCACCTGGACGAAGACCGGGAAAGAACGGGCCTTAACCAGCCCCGCCAGCGCGTGCTGCACAAGACGGCGGACGTCCTCGCCTCGTTCGAGAACCGCGACCGGGCGTATTGCGACGACCTCATCGTGGCGGGCGCCGCCGCAAGTGAGGACTTGCCGGAACGCGCCATCCATTCGTTCCAGGAACTTTTTCCCGCGGCCACCGACGTGGAGCGCCCCTGGCAACGGCTTGTGGCCGCCATGCGCGAGTGGGCATCCCCCCGCAAAGAGGGCGAGTATGGCAGCGTGCTGCTTGCGTTTGCCACCGAGCGGGGCAGGGCGAAATTTCTGGCCCTCGCGGAGCAGGACGGCATCCGGCCGCAGTTGCGGTACACGCCTGACGAGAAAGGCCTTTTTGCCCTTGTTTCCCCGTTTCGCGGGGGGGCGCACCTTGTCTGGGACAAAACGCTCATCCTGGGCGAGGACGTTTTGCAGCCCCGTTCCGACCGGGGAACGCACCGCAGCGGCGGCGAAGCGTTCCGGGGGCTTGAGCGGTACGACGACCTTAAGGACGGGGATCTTCTCGTCCATCGCGACTACGGCCTCGGGCGTTTTGCCGGCTTGCACCACATGGACCTCGGCGGCGTTTCCAACGACTACATGCTCCTCATCTACGCCGGGGACGACAAGTTGTATCTGCCGGTTGACCGCATGGCGCTCGTCCAGCGGTACAAGGCCCCGGATGGAACCGTTGCCGCGCCGGACAAGCTCGGCGGCTCTCAATGGTTCTCCAGCAAGGAAAAAGCCCGGAAGGCCATTGAGAAAATCGCGGGCGACCTGGTGGAGATGTACGCGTACCGCAAGGTCGCCAAAGGCTTTACGTATCACCCCGTCAGCGAGATGTACCGCGAGTTCGAGGCGTCTTTCGGGTTTGAGGAAACGCCGGATCAGGCCAGAGCCATCCAGGACGTCCTGAATGACATGGAAAAGCCCGAACCCATGGACAGGCTCGTCTGCGGCGACGTGGGGTTCGGCAAAACGGAAGTCGCCATGCGGGCGAGCTTCAGGGCCGCCCTTGAAGGCAGACAGGTTGCCCTGCTGTGCCCGACGACCATCCTTGCCGAGCAGCATTTCCAGACCTTCAAGGCCCGGCTGGCCAATTTTCCCGTGAACGTGGCGATGCTCTCCCGTTTCGTGTCCCCGGCGAAGCAGAAGGAAATCCTGGCTTCGGCGGCAAAGGGGCAGGTGGATATTCTCATCGGCACGCACAGGCTGCTTTCCAAAGATGTTGCCTTGCCGAACCTCGGGCTGCTGGTGCTGGATGAAGAGCAGCGGTTCGGCGTCCGGCATAAGGAACGGTTGAAACAGATGCGGAAAAACGTGGACGTCCTGACGCTCACGGCCACCCCCATTCCGCGCACGTTGCAGCTTTCTCTTTCCGGCATCCGGGAGCTGTCCGTCATCGAAACGCCGCCGCCGGACAGAAAGCCGGTCACCACGGCGATCATCAACCGGCAGGATGAAACACTTAAAGTGATACTTGAAAGAGAGATCGCCCGAAAAGGGCAGGTCTTCTGGGTATACAACCGGGTGCAGGGGCTTGAACGGGTCGCGGAATATGTGCAAAAGCTCGTCCCCGGCGCGCGGGTGGGCATGGCGCACGGGCAGATGTCCGAGCGCGCGCTTGAAGACGCCATGCATAAATTCTGGCACGCGGAACTGGATGTGCTGGTCTGCACGGCCATTGTGGAATCCGGGCTTGATTTCCCCCGCGCCAACACCCTTATTGTGGACCAGGCCCAGCTTTTCGGGCTGGGGCAGTTGTACCAGCTGCGGGGCCGCGTGGGGCGTTCGGACGTGCAGGCGTTCTCCGTTTTCGTGGTCAACGATGTGGACAAACTGGCCGAACTTGCCCGGCAGCGCTTGCGCATCATCCTGGATCTCGATTATCTTGGGGCCGGGTTCCAGGTCGCCATGGAGGACTTGCGGCTTAGGGGAACAGGCAATATCCTGGGCGAATCGCAATCCGGGCACATGACCCGCCTCGGGCTGGACCTGTTCCTTGAAATGCTTGAGGAAGCCGTGGCCAAACTCAAGGGCGGCCCGATAGAGGAAGAGATAACCACCGAGATAACCCTGGGCATTGCCGCGCATATTCCCGATGACTACATCGAGGACCCCAAAACGCGGCTGCAATATTATAAATCCTTGTCCTCGGCAGTGGACGGGGTAGCCCAACAGGATATAGAATTGGAAATGCGCGACCGCTTCGGCCCCTGGCCGGAACCCGTGGCCAACTTCCTCGCGGTGCTGGTCTTTAAACGCTTCCTCGGCGGCCTGGGCGCCCTGAAGGCGGATTTGCATCCGGACCGCGTGCGCTTGGTGTTCGCGGAAAAATCGTCGGCGCTCGACCCGGAAAAGCTTATCAAATGGGTCACCGCGTCGCCGAAAAAGGCGCGCTTCCTGCCCCCGGCGGGGCTCGAAGTCGTTTTGCCGGAAGGCGCGGTCAGCGAGCGGTTTTCCTTTGTCCAGACAGAACTTTCCTCCCTGCGCAAGGCGGGGTAA
- a CDS encoding putative SurA domain-containing protein (Evidence 3 : Function proposed based on presence of conserved amino acid motif, structural feature or limited homology), whose translation MSVVRQLSRFSFSPFFVLTACLFALALAGCTDNIWRGQVATVNGRPITLDQVAALRNSTHFDWTSPSMAEMDVMRKQYGDALTNLVAVELVKQHLDKKKLAVSREELLAEENHIRSDYPPGTFEEVLVNEAIDLDTWRFLLHNHLSVLRFLDKVLRPDIVITPEEVDAYLKAHPKEFVRPPWAYFFLVSGIKKEDVTACAKDLDADGDPVVVQERHPDATIRTVRLDTNRLDPVLGQVVARLRPGDLSPLFAMGGEFHQVLLLETLPERQAEPDEAYLQIEETLVAQKVQEAYNKWVQGRMQKATIKISEQLLPRLRGTVEPQDAAVPGPAPNDPS comes from the coding sequence ATGAGTGTTGTGAGGCAACTGTCCCGTTTTTCTTTTTCGCCGTTTTTCGTGCTGACGGCGTGCTTGTTCGCGCTGGCTCTTGCGGGCTGCACGGACAATATCTGGCGCGGGCAGGTTGCGACGGTCAACGGCAGGCCGATTACGCTGGACCAGGTCGCGGCGCTGCGCAACAGCACGCATTTTGACTGGACCTCCCCGTCGATGGCCGAAATGGACGTGATGCGCAAGCAGTACGGGGACGCCCTGACCAACCTCGTCGCCGTGGAGCTCGTCAAGCAGCACCTTGATAAAAAGAAGCTCGCCGTCAGCCGGGAAGAGCTTCTGGCCGAAGAAAACCACATCCGCTCGGACTACCCGCCGGGAACGTTTGAAGAGGTTCTGGTCAATGAGGCCATCGACCTTGATACCTGGCGGTTTCTGCTGCACAACCATCTTTCCGTGTTGCGGTTTCTGGATAAGGTCCTCCGGCCGGATATCGTGATTACGCCGGAAGAGGTCGACGCGTATCTGAAAGCGCATCCCAAGGAATTCGTAAGACCCCCCTGGGCGTATTTTTTCCTTGTTTCCGGCATCAAGAAGGAGGATGTCACGGCATGCGCCAAAGATCTGGACGCGGACGGCGACCCGGTCGTGGTGCAGGAACGGCATCCGGATGCTACCATCCGCACGGTCCGGCTGGACACCAACAGACTTGACCCGGTGCTGGGCCAGGTCGTGGCGCGGCTGCGTCCCGGTGACCTTTCCCCGCTGTTTGCAATGGGCGGCGAGTTTCACCAGGTGCTGCTCCTTGAAACGCTGCCCGAGCGGCAGGCGGAACCGGACGAGGCGTACCTGCAAATCGAGGAAACGCTTGTGGCGCAAAAAGTGCAAGAGGCATATAACAAGTGGGTCCAGGGCCGGATGCAGAAAGCGACCATCAAGATATCCGAGCAACTCCTCCCGCGTCTGCGCGGCACCGTGGAACCCCAGGACGCGGCGGTGCCCGGTCCCGCTCCGAACGACCCTTCATGA
- a CDS encoding PPIC-type PPIASE domain protein, with translation MKTIRCCVAALVFLAMPCIAFAASNELPQPVVLNKIAAVVNGEIITLHDLRRHAAAEFVRAGINASDPANRAQIDRIMSRVLSVMIEDILLRQEAERLQIKASDSDVDNEVRKLAQRNQMNMKDFEARVVAQGGTMEMLRERVRNTILSQRIVNIQIARKTVVTAEEVKKYFDAHQNEFAAERSVDVSLIVFAPSADPLDVYKKITAKTLSFEDAAKKFSEGPSPENGGRLGMIKWDDLAAPFKAQVVQLKDGEISEVFHANTRDCLIKLNGSTSGRTMTLEEATPEIERILREPRLQERFTEYTDQLRSRAVIDIRL, from the coding sequence TTGAAAACAATCCGTTGTTGCGTTGCAGCGCTGGTCTTTCTGGCGATGCCGTGTATTGCTTTTGCCGCGTCGAATGAGCTTCCCCAGCCGGTCGTTTTGAATAAAATCGCCGCCGTCGTTAACGGCGAGATCATTACCCTGCACGATTTGCGGCGCCATGCCGCCGCCGAATTCGTCCGCGCCGGAATAAACGCGTCCGATCCCGCGAACCGCGCCCAGATTGACAGAATCATGAGCCGGGTGCTCTCCGTGATGATAGAGGACATCCTCCTCAGGCAGGAAGCGGAACGGCTGCAAATCAAGGCTTCCGACTCCGACGTCGACAACGAGGTCCGCAAGCTCGCGCAACGCAACCAGATGAACATGAAGGATTTTGAAGCGCGGGTCGTTGCCCAGGGCGGCACCATGGAAATGCTCCGGGAACGGGTGCGGAACACCATTTTGAGCCAGAGAATCGTCAATATCCAGATCGCCCGTAAAACCGTCGTGACCGCGGAAGAGGTCAAAAAGTATTTTGACGCGCACCAGAATGAATTCGCGGCGGAACGGTCCGTTGACGTTTCCCTGATCGTGTTCGCCCCTTCGGCGGACCCCCTTGACGTGTACAAAAAAATCACGGCCAAAACCCTTTCCTTTGAGGATGCCGCCAAGAAGTTTTCCGAAGGGCCGTCTCCGGAAAACGGCGGGCGCCTCGGCATGATAAAATGGGATGATCTGGCCGCGCCCTTCAAAGCGCAAGTGGTGCAGCTGAAAGACGGCGAAATCAGCGAGGTGTTCCACGCCAACACGCGCGACTGTCTGATTAAGCTCAACGGTTCCACCAGCGGGCGCACCATGACCCTGGAAGAGGCGACTCCCGAGATCGAGCGGATCTTGCGTGAACCGCGCCTCCAGGAACGGTTCACGGAATATACCGACCAGTTGCGGAGCAGGGCGGTTATTGATATCCGGTTGTAA